The nucleotide sequence GCCCGCGCATCTGGGCGCTCGGAGCGTCCGCGCTCCTGCTGCTGATCGCCGGCATCGTCGCCGTCCCCCTCCTCACCGGACCCGCCCGGGGAGCCACGGCAGAGCCCACGAGCACGCCGAGCCCCGCGGCGCCGGCTGACGCCGGCTTCGACGGGGACGTGGCACCGGCGTCGGACGGGGACGCGTCGCCTGCGTCGGACGCCGACGCTGCGACCTCGCCGGATCCGGGCATCGCCGCTCCCGCGCTCCTCCGCCTCCGGGCAGCCTGCCTGCACCGCGCCGATGCCACCTGCGTGAGCGATGTCGATGAGCCCGGCTCCGCCGTGGACGACGCGGATCGGAGCGCCATCGCCAGCGGTGGGAGCGAAGCCCCAGACGGCGCCGCGCTCCACGTCGCGGACGCCCTCGGCCCCGCTCGGAGGCTCGGAGACACCGCGCTCTTCGAGCTGCGTCCCGGATCGGAAACCCCGGCGGCGCGCACGAGCGAGTCAGCACCGGAACGGCGACCGGCCTCCCTCCTGATCGTCAGGGGGGAGGCCGGGTGGCGGATCAGGGATCTGATGGACGACCGGTGACGGTTGCCATGGGGTCCCGGACTGACCTAGATGCCGAGGTCGGCGTCGAACGCACCCGCCTCGAGGCGGTTCTTCACGGCGACGAGGAACCGGGATGCGTCAGCCCCGTCGACGATGCGGTGGTCGTAGGACAGCGCCAGGTAGACGGTGGAGCGGATGGCGATCGTGTCCTGCCCATCCGCCGTGATGACCACGGGCCGCTTGGTGACGATGCCGGTGCCGAGGATCGCGGACTGCGGCAGGAACACCACGGGGGTGTCGAAGAGCGCGCCCCGCGACCCGGTGTTGGTCAGCGTGAAGGTGCCGCCGGCCAGCTCGTCCGGCGACAGCTTGTTGTCGCGCGTGCGGGCGGCCAGGTCGGCGATCTCCGACGCGAACTGCGCCAGGTTCTTGCCCTCGGCGTTCTTCACGACGGGGGTCAGGAGGCCACGCTCCGTGTCGACCGCGATGCTGATGTTCTCGTGGTCGGGGTAGACGATGCTGTCGCCGTCGACCGTCGCGTTGACGACGGGGTACGCCTTGAGCGCCTCAGCGGCGGCGAGGGCGAAGAAGGGCAGGAATGAGAGCTTGACGCCCGTCTTCTCGAGGAAGTCGCCCTTCACACGGTCGCGGAAGCGGGCCACCTTCGTGACGTCGACCTCGACCACCGAGGTGAGCTGCGCGGTGGACTGCATCGACACGACGGCGCGGTCGGCGATGAGCTTGCGCATGCGGGACATCTTGGCGGTCGTGCCACGGAGCGGCGACGTCTCGAGGGGAGCGGCGGCGGGCGCGACGGGAGCCGAGGCGGTCGACGCGCTCTTCGACGCGGCGGCCTCGGCAGCGGCGAGCACGTCCTCCTTGCGGATGCGCCCTCCCACACCGGTGCCGGTCACGGAGCTGATGTCGACCCCGCGCTCGTTGGCGAGCTTCCGTACCAGCGGGGTGACGTAGCCCGCGTTGCCGGACGCCGCCGGAGCCGGGGCGGCGGCAGGCGTCGGAGCAGCAGGAGCGGGCGTCGGAGCCGCGGCCACGGGAGCTGCAGCCGGAGCCGCGGGAGCGGGGGCGGGGGTCGCCTCGGGAGCGGCGGTCTCCTCCTCGGCGGCCGGAGCGGGCTCGGGCTCGACGGGAGCAGGCGCCTCGGCGTCGTCGTCCGCCTCGGTGGAGGGGATGACGGTGTCCTCGACGGCCTCCTCGGTCGCCGTCTCCGGCTCCGCTGCGGCCGCGGGCTCCTCCGCGGGAGCGTCGCCCCCACCGGAGCCGTCGCCGATGCGCACCAGCACGGCGCCCACCTCGACGGTCTCGTCCTCCTGGACGAGGATCTCCTCGATCACGCCGGCGACGGGCGAGGGGATCTCGGTGTCGACCTTGTCGGTCGACACCTCGAGCAGGGGCTCGTCGACCTCGACGTGGTCGCCGACGTTCTTGAGCCAACGGGTCACCGTGCCCTCGGTGACGCTCTCGCCGAGTGCGGGGAGGTTGACGGATTCGCTCATGGGGTTGTCTCCTTCAGGCCCGACTCCGGACCCGGCTTGTATGTCGGTGATGGCAGGGTGCTACAGGGCGTGCAGAGGGGTTCCGGCGAGAGCCAGGTGCGCCTCGCCGAGCGCCTCGTTCTGGGTGGGGTGGGCGTGCACCAGGTTGGCGACGTCCTCGGGGTAGGCCTCCCAGTTCACGATGAGCTGGCCTTCGCCGATGAGCTCGCCGACACGGGCGCCGATCATGTGGATGCCGACGACGGGCCCATCCTGCACGCGGACGACCTTGATGGAACCGGCCGTGCCGAGGATGGAGCTCTTGCCGTTGCCGCCGAGGTTGTACTCGTAGCTCGAGACCTTGTCCGCGCCGAACTTCTCGGCGGCCTTGGCCTCGCTGTAGCCGACGCTCGCGACCTCGGGGTCGGAGTAGGTGACCTTGGGGATGTTGATGTCCTCGACGACGACGGGCTTGTTGCCCGCGATCTCCTCGGCGACGAAGATGCCCTGCTGGAAGCCGCGGTGCGCGAGCTGCAGTCCGGGGACGATGTCGCCGACGGCGTAGACACCGGGGACGCTGGTCTGGAGACGCTCGTCCGTGAGGACGAAGCCGCGGTCCGTCTTCACGCCCGCCTCCTCGAAGCCGAGCCCCTGGGTCGCCGGGCCGCGGCCCACGGCGACGAGCAGCAGGTCGGCGTCGTACGTCGTGCCGTCCTCGAGGGAGACGTGGACGCCCTGGTCGTCCTGGGTGACCGACTTGAAGCGCACGCCGAGCGAGAACGCGATTCCGCGCTTGCGGAACGCCCGCTCGAACTGCTTGCTGATCGACTCCTCCTCGTTGGGCACGAGGTGGGGGAGGGCCTCGATGATCTGCACGTCGACGCCGAAGGAGCGCCAGACGGAGGCGAACTCGACGCCGATGACGCCGCCGCCCAGGATCGCGACCTTCTTGGGGATGTAGTCGAGCTCGAGCGCCTGCTCGCTCGTGATGACGCGGCCGCCGATCTCGAGGCCGGGGAGCGTACGGGAGTAGGAGCCGGTCGCGAGGACGATGCTCTTCCCGGTGACGGTCTGGTCGCCGACCTGCACGGTCGTGGCGGAGGTCAGACGGCCCTCGCCCTCGATGACGGTGATGCCGCGGGCCTTGATGAGCCCCTGGAGGCCCTTGTACTTGCTCGCGACGATCGCCTCGCGGTACGCGTTCACGCGCGCGATGTCGACCCCGTCGAACGTGACGTTGACGCCGTACTTCTCCGACTCCCGCGAGACGTCGGCGACCTCGGCCGAGTGCAGGAGCGCCTTCGTGGGGATGCAGCCGCGGTGCAGGCACGTGCCGCCCAGCTTGCCCTTCTCCACGAGGCCCACGGTCTTGCCCAGCTGCACCGCACGGAGGGCGGCTGCATAGCCACCGCTCCCGCCGCCGAGCACCACCACGTCAAAGTTCTGTTCCGACACCCAGGATCTCCCTCGTATGCATCAAGGTCGTCTCATGCGACCGCCCGACCGGGCAGGCGCGGGACCCCCTCAGGAGGCCTCTCCGAGCCTACTACGCGCGTGAAAAACCCGCGGCCAGGGCCAGGAGCGTGCGGACCGCGACGCCCGTCGGGCCCTTCCCCGTGAAGCCGTGACCGCCGCCCTTGTT is from Clavibacter sp. A6099 and encodes:
- the sucB gene encoding 2-oxoglutarate dehydrogenase, E2 component, dihydrolipoamide succinyltransferase, which produces MSESVNLPALGESVTEGTVTRWLKNVGDHVEVDEPLLEVSTDKVDTEIPSPVAGVIEEILVQEDETVEVGAVLVRIGDGSGGGDAPAEEPAAAAEPETATEEAVEDTVIPSTEADDDAEAPAPVEPEPAPAAEEETAAPEATPAPAPAAPAAAPVAAAPTPAPAAPTPAAAPAPAASGNAGYVTPLVRKLANERGVDISSVTGTGVGGRIRKEDVLAAAEAAASKSASTASAPVAPAAAPLETSPLRGTTAKMSRMRKLIADRAVVSMQSTAQLTSVVEVDVTKVARFRDRVKGDFLEKTGVKLSFLPFFALAAAEALKAYPVVNATVDGDSIVYPDHENISIAVDTERGLLTPVVKNAEGKNLAQFASEIADLAARTRDNKLSPDELAGGTFTLTNTGSRGALFDTPVVFLPQSAILGTGIVTKRPVVITADGQDTIAIRSTVYLALSYDHRIVDGADASRFLVAVKNRLEAGAFDADLGI
- the lpdA gene encoding dihydrolipoyl dehydrogenase, which encodes MSEQNFDVVVLGGGSGGYAAALRAVQLGKTVGLVEKGKLGGTCLHRGCIPTKALLHSAEVADVSRESEKYGVNVTFDGVDIARVNAYREAIVASKYKGLQGLIKARGITVIEGEGRLTSATTVQVGDQTVTGKSIVLATGSYSRTLPGLEIGGRVITSEQALELDYIPKKVAILGGGVIGVEFASVWRSFGVDVQIIEALPHLVPNEEESISKQFERAFRKRGIAFSLGVRFKSVTQDDQGVHVSLEDGTTYDADLLLVAVGRGPATQGLGFEEAGVKTDRGFVLTDERLQTSVPGVYAVGDIVPGLQLAHRGFQQGIFVAEEIAGNKPVVVEDINIPKVTYSDPEVASVGYSEAKAAEKFGADKVSSYEYNLGGNGKSSILGTAGSIKVVRVQDGPVVGIHMIGARVGELIGEGQLIVNWEAYPEDVANLVHAHPTQNEALGEAHLALAGTPLHAL